The sequence TGCTCTTTATTCAATCTCCGTGTTAAAAAACGGATGCACATGAGACATACAAAAAGCGTGCGCCTGTTGAGTTTATGTAAGCTTGAAATGAATGTTTCAACTGACATTTAGCTCatgctttaataaatacatgatCGATTGTCTCATTCAAACTAAAATTATGAGTGCGACGCAAATATAAGCAATTAAATAGTAtcgttaaattgaaaaataattaggtCGATGGCATAACAGATACGATGACTCAATATGAAGTTTAGTCGAGTAACGGCGGCGGGTTGGCATGCGGGCGGTGCGCGGACAGGTGCTGCGCGAGGTGTCGTTGCTGCAGCAGCGTATAGAGAATGCCGGCCTGCGCCATTGCGTCCACTGTGCCGGCCGCCAGCTGGTCGGCGCGCAGCTTGCCTCCCGCCGCGCTCGGCCGCAGCAGCGTCGGCCCGAATACGGTAGCCAAGTTGTGCAGGGACATCTTGTTCTCGCTTTCGTGCTGATTAACTCTGTTGCCATGTGCCAACATTACGTTACATGTTTGGTAGTCGAaaccaaaaatttataaataaatacattaagaaTTGAGAtacttaatagtaaaatatggAACCACATTtgtctcattaaaaaaaaattaattacgtgttttaaggaaatataaaatttatatattatttatataaacaaatttaattgttttattaaataattaaaaattattcgataatattttttttgctaataAAATCTTCAATTTTTCTCAGATTgatctaataaaaatgtatgttcagGTAACAAATAGGTACtacatctataaatattttaacactgATCTATCACTTTGTACAGTCATTCTGATGCACTCGTTCTTAGTAGTTCtagtattattagtattttatttttactctttgtattatagatattataaatattttataatcaaatcatGTTCTATTGATTAGTTTACAGATGTATgactgttttattaaatgttatcaaaTAAACCACATAACATTAAACTATCcaacttgttttaaaatattctagatTTGTATTTGGAcgctacaatataattattatactaacaGGTTTATAACTTACTTGACAAAATGATTAAGGAGAAAATCAATACAATTCTTATTAAGGTCTGGAAGTTGTGCATAACATTTGAGTAGAGCGTGGCGCCTTGTGTGTGCTGGCCCTGAATCGGAAGACGCCCCAGCACCCTGAAAGTTGAATATAAAtgttgacaataataataataataaatgtattaatttaatttacagataaatatccatagtgttatttacaagcttaaaaactatgttagtaaatatattgaCTAAtcttctattaatatttaaatataataattctaaaactTTTTGGTTTATTGAAGTAATCTTatccatatataaatttaattgtatttaattgacaaaactttgtaattgaattggtggaaaagagtaGCCATAGATTTTCTTGACGGGCCTTCTCGGTGGTAGCTATCCCACCTgacaaatgataattaaaaagagcttgtaaaagcctacttgaataaagtttatattgattgattttgatttaaaaactgATTCTTGACATGAGAATGTTTCACGAGTTTTACGTCTtaccttatattttaacataatagttTACAGATTTGGACAAAATTTAAACattgttaaacttatttttgaTTAGTGATTAATTCATAGCTATGTGTAAAAACGTTAACATAATACCTGTGTTGATCCCCAAGCCCGTAACAATTCTGGATATAAAGCGTCAGTAAACAATGCCTCAGGCAATTCacgtaaatatagttttaacacTCCAGTCACAGAGTGTACATCCACCTCTTTTAACAACTGTTCCGCTTCGTATGCATCTAAAAGATAAAGAAGATACGTATTAtggtaaatttacataataaagtacaagtcattatatatgtatagattaatcAGTTCTATTTTAATTAGGCTAAATTCTCATCTAATCTTTATTGTgcaatttgttttcattaaaaaattacgAAGAATTTTTAGTGTATTTAACATTGTCAAATATTTTCACTAACACAGATTATtttgagaataaaataatttataaattacttactgGTCTCGAAGCTCTTCTTGAGCCGGTTGAGGTCAGAAGCGCTGCCGGACACGCGGTAGATGCCGACCTCGCCGATGCCGCGGCGCTCCACCTCACGCACGCACGCACTTATGATGAAGGGGATATTGCGTTTTTCACGTCTGCAAATTACATTACAGAATtcgatcatttttttttcacacagtGTCACACCAGTGTCGACAGATAACGACAGTAGAAATTATGGACCGGAGAGTCAAAATAACtgccatataaaatatttatgtcgtgatacataaaataatgtctTTCTAACGGTAACCGAGGCCAGTCTGAAGATCTAGTCAACTGAGCAGGAGATAAGACTATTCAGAAAGTGCGCTGTACTGACTTGGCGACGTGCGTGATCTTGGCACCAAAGAGCGCGCCGGGCTTGGCGCTGGGCACGTGTCGGGCGGAGCGCTCGGGCGGCAACACGCGCACGCGCAGCGGCAGCGAGCCGCCGCCCACGCACACCGTCCGCGACACGCTCTCGCCCACCCACTCCCGGGACAGCTGCCGCGCGacatacaacaaaatatttcaacagtGATTAGCAAAGTTTGCTGTTATCCCATTTACTTGAAGTAAGCGTGACGTGTAAACTGTTTAAAAATGGATTTGGCAGAGTTTTACGGGTAGTATGTTTGTGAGTGTGTGTGAATGTCAGATTAAAATGatagtagaataaataaaattgaagggTACAAatagtatgtgtattttttttattaaatgagtccatatattttaaaatcatattagcTTAGTTATAGTCAGCCAGACAGTTTGTTGTACCTTAAGTGTACACTTCCCCCGCAGTACCGGGCGGGCGGCGTCCTCGTAGAGCAGCAGCCGCAAGTTCTGCGACCCCTCGAGGTCGAGCGTGAAGCTCTCGTTCCAACGCGGCTGCGCGCTGCGACACACCAGCTTCGACTTCGCCTTCCGGAAGTAATGCCCGTACGAATCCACCTCCACCACGATGTAATAGTCTGAAGTAGTAGcagaatattagtaatatatatatatatatatatatttttaattatttaaaagccagtacttaacaaaataaatgtggTCAAAACACTATTGGAGGTACAGTGTATACTTGCGAAATAATCTTACCAGCTGAAGTATCCAAAGGAGCAGTCATGCCTCCTATATGTAGTTGCAAGTCTCCTAGCAGCAAAGAATCATCTCTACCGCTCCTAAGGAGGTAGGAGCCCATATCTGTCTGCAGATAGCTGCGACACGCCGTCACCCAGCCTTGAAGTTCTAACATTGATACGGTACTGGTTCCGGCGGGAGGAGCAGACGACGCCTTTGCAAAACAATTTAgatataaaaaccaataaataaatttcaactaATGCACTAATCACAATTAGAAGATAGTATAGATAtgatttaagttattaatagtGTGACTGCGATACTTAAAACATTAGGCAACACATATACAGTTCTTGTTTTCAGATCTATttaagctaatttttttttttaagctttatcATTTTGCTTGCCAGTATTATGTATTtgtagttaatttttatatattattaaataaaagtttaagtaTCACACAAAGTATGTATAAGTATTACATTGTTTTGATTTGTCGACACTAACCTGCAGTGCGTGAATGGAATCAATCCACTGCGTGCGTTCATATTCCGAGCTGAGGAAGAATATGTGCTGTCGCTGCAGCGAGGTGGAACCCGGAGCCCGGGCGCCCACCCGGAACACCAGATTAGGCGATGCCAGAACAAGCTGCCCTTCGAGCTCCGAAAGTTTCTTCCGCTGTTTTTCCGCCGCACCGCGACCACCCAGGCGTATTTTCTGTAaggtttgaaaattaaattgaacCAGTGTTACTTTGCTTTCGGGCTTCAGCGGTAAATGTTAATATCGAGATTTAACGTGTCACTTGTGGAATTTAATGAAATCAGTGAGTcgaaatacagtaacagccctttaatgtcccactgctgggctaagacctcctctcccttttgaggagaaggtttggagcttattccaccacgctgctccaatgcgggttggtagaatacacatgtggcagaatttcaatgaaattagacacatgcaggtgtcctcacgatgttttccttcaccgtcaagcacgagatgaattataaacacaaattaagcacatgaaaattcagtggttcttgcccgggtttgaatccacgatcatcggttaagattcacgcgttccaaccactaggccatctcgactcgagTCGAAATAAGCCGAGTTTATTTTTCCTGAAAGAGTCCTGGTCCGCGAGTACCTTGTCGTCCTGCGTGGCGCGCTCCTCGGCGAGGATGAGGTCGCGCACGGTGCAGGCCTGCGACTTGAGCGCCACGATGTTGGCGGGCGACGCCTCGCGCTCGGCCGCGCCCTCCTCGTCCACCACCACGATGTCCGGCAGCGGGATGAACCACTTCAGCTCGAACGTGAATTTATCCCTCCCGGAAGCCTAAGcaaatattgcatttatatataaattacgttAACCGAAGCGTTCTGTAAGTAACGGAGACTAGATAAAGCTCATCAGAAAATTGTAATTTGTCGAAGAAGTTTCGCTTTCATTTAAATGATTCCATACAATATGTCGACAGTCGATCATTTGATAAAGCAAATACAAACATATGTCATTTCCTTACATTTTGACTTTAtcaacaaatgaaaataattatcaaactaTACCTTGTATTTAGCGCAGGCGATAACGTCGTTAAAAAGAAATAGATGCCTTAATTTTCGATGCCCATCCGATAGTTCGACAATGAAAGAGTTTTTTACGAGTCTTCGCTGTGCTCTATCCGcgttctgtaaaaaaaatattacatgaattttatttcataaatttcatatttagaataaaatatttttaaaaataaatgaattattaccGGAAACATGGACTTAGTTTGTATAATATTGAATTCGTCTAAGAAATGTTGTGTCATATTCAACGCCTCGGTTAACATAGCATGGTCAGGATGACTCGCCGGTGTGTACTTGATGAGatcctgaaaataataattattagtataataatgttgaatcgacaatacaattaaaattaaatctttttgagtaacaaatatatgtatatagtatatatatatactatatacatatttttttaaatatattatatatgtatgtttatgtatatattatttatttatatgtatgtatatatagctatttatttaaaaaaataaaaattgagatgatcAGTACACCTcattaccgctttatttatttatttcatgtccttcacccaaagagttgtctggaagagatcgcccTTTTAGCGATGTAACCgccttttttacaaaatagttttcgtttttttatgtttgtgtttaaaatggttctgtaactctttttgtgtacaataaagcatattctattctattctatatagatatatttgatACTTAGTACATACGTGTAGAACCAGTGCATTTTTCTGCACACGAGCTACAGGCTTATGCAGGAGGTCATCGAGCGACATCGGCTGCCCGCGACACGCGATCTGCCGCGTGAGGTCGGCGAAGCGCTGCGAGCTCGCGCAGCGCCGCCGCACCGCGTCCGTCGCGCGACCGTAGTTGTGGAGAAATGCCCCGTATACATTTATGTTCTcagcctaaataaaataaatatttaaaaaataaatcaatttaacaaCTTATGCATTAAGTAGATAGATACGATTCGATctacgaaaatatataaaaatgatagcCTTGTTTTAGTAAGTGAACAAATGATTATGATTACAATTtcttaccatttttttaaaatgaatgccGACAGACAATGGTTCTTCCCAGCTGGCGACGGCATTTTTTAGGCCTTCAAGGAAACTCTTATGCAAGTCGTGCAATTccgatattttatagaatattgtaCCGAACTCTTCCTCCGTTATAACAGGTTGAGACGTGGACAGTGTGGCTTTTATAGCGTTCATgtactaaaagaaaaatatttttaatattattatataatacttttcagTGCCAACACTAGCAAAGGCTCATGACGCTCACCTTCTCCATAACATATAGGCATTCCACATACACATTCTCGCTTTCTATAATACTTGTGACGATGCAGCGGTGCATCGTAAGACGCTCGGCCTCTGCATTGCTGCTGATATTGGACTcctgaaatttaatatgtatttacatctCATATActttgttgttgtattttttttttttatagaataggaaggtggacgagcgtatgggcaacctgatggtaagtggtcaccaaacgcccttagacattggcattctaagaaatgtcaaccatcgcttatagccaatgcgccaccaaccttgggaactaagattttatgtcccttgtgcctgtaattacactggctcactcacccttcaaaccggaacacaacaatatcaagtattgctgttttgcggtagaatatctgatgagtgggtggtacctacccagacgagcttgcacaaagccctaccaccagtgatagggctttatatatatatattgtattaaaattatttataattccagaaaattcaaaattaatttttaaatcgaaatttatttttctgtgcAGTCAGTTTTTCAGcgcattatgaaaataaaagtaatttgaattttatttctttaaaaggaAATGGAAAAGGTAAATTATTTTTGGACGTatgtagtaaatttttattctaCGTACTATTAGTATCCGAAGGTATTTTATTTCTACCAGCTATAGCATATTACacgattttacataatatgtaaaaattatatttatatgaatgaaattcggctaataaaataaaatctgctATGCCTATTAAGTCAATACTAGCATTCATAAGGTTCATTCATACCAATTTAAAAAGCGTATCTGTTTTATTCTttgtgtacatatatacatacatatgcttATTTTTCTCTAATAtccttgtgtatttttttttcattgtactTACAAACGATTGTATAACAAACAGGGTAGTAATTGCTCACAATTGCTCAATTAAAACCTTTGTTtgtgaaaacaattttaaaaagtaaattgtttatggtttaaaaattaaccacgaaaaatttatgattaaagaGTGACTAAAAAATTGCATTTCACATTCGACTTCAATTAAACTCGTTGGTCATGAAAAGAAcaactatttttcttttcatacTTTATGTAAGGTTAGCGATGTGTACGGATGTGGATAGTAAGTATTATTACGGTGTATTAgagattttcttattttatttgtttatttgtaagttgTTATGCAAAAAGGAGCATATTAAACTACATACCTACTTACATATATCTTTGTACCTACTCGGATTACCTACGTAtacctaatataattaatgttaatttttggtAGGTGATTAGgtccataattaattttattgatcaagtgtttattttaaaggAGTTTAATATGGAGTCATCCTCCGACACGacaaagttataatttaaataattataatatcttgtattataaagtttgtttatcaCGTTTATAATCCACAGGTTATGAAATCAATCGTATTGAATTCACTCCACTACATGATGCTATTATACTTAACGACATTGTCGATATCATGAGTGAGTTTGAAAATAGCATGGTAagcaaaacataaataataaatattatgtcttTACGGCGAactattgtttatttcatttatgttcACAGAGTCCTCAATTAAATAACCACATGATCAGTAACAGTGAAAGTGAGGAAGATATCGAAAAACTGCTATCCGAGTACCAACAATATTTAGACAAAGCACACGAGCAGAGGATAAATTacataagaaaaaacaaaaacaagaaTAAAGTACCAGCCATGCGTtatgaaaaattcaataaattaaaaccgATTGATCGAAATAATTACGGTGAgaacaataatttttactttgatgATATGAAAAATCCTACAACTTTTCTGAACACATTTATGCCAAACAATCCTAACTTGAAATTTACCAATAAGAATGCCAACCTATTTGATTTTTCGAAAAAATTATACGATGGGAAAAAATCGACAGGTT comes from Nymphalis io chromosome 15, ilAglIoxx1.1, whole genome shotgun sequence and encodes:
- the LOC126773614 gene encoding active breakpoint cluster region-related protein isoform X3 → MSVFGDFQRVWVQRFPESTLPAAWEEDVRANLAKHKQKVAILREELEKEEFYVEYLETLLSDVEKHKASQGSRTAPPSGIDTNDDKTSDSKQDSNTDSLSKKSETSLKSDDSAEAPECEEVHLRSKPVNFAERSSVNQCINELSSNLAAEARRRCNSEVVKRTDNDISVENAAKKLDESPPSSESSSTDAASATKKKVPPKPPPKVFNKRGASLPETGLAEDSPPSSLGRRLRNAESRESIASRASTPSISERVKSYESINSLSSERKRSGGAATPRSIDEEATSCTPDPPDASDDKSAPISLESIPAVVPSAEDEPYYDQVPVDINDGEYVYIQADGRDRFRALSDWGVVPAGSEDSSSASTLPLAASAPPAPDSPLCATAPNYVNIHYFIQQAGEGTEPSETSSELADSSDTPLLLRTISSDTEASATPPVLRKLQHQESNISSNAEAERLTMHRCIVTSIIESENVYVECLYVMEKYMNAIKATLSTSQPVITEEEFGTIFYKISELHDLHKSFLEGLKNAVASWEEPLSVGIHFKKMAENINVYGAFLHNYGRATDAVRRRCASSQRFADLTRQIACRGQPMSLDDLLHKPVARVQKNALVLHDLIKYTPASHPDHAMLTEALNMTQHFLDEFNIIQTKSMFPNADRAQRRLVKNSFIVELSDGHRKLRHLFLFNDVIACAKYKASGRDKFTFELKWFIPLPDIVVVDEEGAAEREASPANIVALKSQACTVRDLILAEERATQDDKKIRLGGRGAAEKQRKKLSELEGQLVLASPNLVFRVGARAPGSTSLQRQHIFFLSSEYERTQWIDSIHALQASSAPPAGTSTVSMLELQGWVTACRSYLQTDMGSYLLRSGRDDSLLLGDLQLHIGGMTAPLDTSADYYIVVEVDSYGHYFRKAKSKLVCRSAQPRWNESFTLDLEGSQNLRLLLYEDAARPVLRGKCTLKLSREWVGESVSRTVCVGGGSLPLRVRVLPPERSARHVPSAKPGALFGAKITHVAKREKRNIPFIISACVREVERRGIGEVGIYRVSGSASDLNRLKKSFETNAYEAEQLLKEVDVHSVTGVLKLYLRELPEALFTDALYPELLRAWGSTQGAGASSDSGPAHTRRHALLKCYAQLPDLNKNCIDFLLNHFVKVNQHESENKMSLHNLATVFGPTLLRPSAAGGKLRADQLAAGTVDAMAQAGILYTLLQQRHLAQHLSAHRPHANPPPLLD
- the LOC126773614 gene encoding active breakpoint cluster region-related protein isoform X1 — translated: MSVFGDFQRVWVQRFPESTLPAAWEEDVRANLAKHKQKVAILREELEKEEFYVEYLETLLSDVEKHKASQGSRTAPPSGIDTNDDKTSDSKQDSNTDSLSKKSETSLKSDDSAEAPECEEVHLRSKPVNFAERSSVNQCINELSSNLAAEARRRCNSEVVKRTDNDISDVESTNKTQAKNRPASQAGDFVTVIEVNGLKAVENAAKKLDESPPSSESSSTDAASATKKKVPPKPPPKVFNKRGASLPETGLAEDSPPSSLGRRLRNAESRESIASRASTPSISERVKSYESINSLSSERKRSGGAATPRSIDEEATSCTPDPPDASDDKSAPISLESIPAVVPSAEDEPYYDQVPVDINDGEYVYIQADGRDRFRALSDWGVVPAGSEDSSSASTLPLAASAPPAPDSPLCATAPNYVNIHYFIQQAGEGTEPSETSSELADSSDTPLLLRTISSDTEASATPPVLRKLQHQESNISSNAEAERLTMHRCIVTSIIESENVYVECLYVMEKYMNAIKATLSTSQPVITEEEFGTIFYKISELHDLHKSFLEGLKNAVASWEEPLSVGIHFKKMAENINVYGAFLHNYGRATDAVRRRCASSQRFADLTRQIACRGQPMSLDDLLHKPVARVQKNALVLHDLIKYTPASHPDHAMLTEALNMTQHFLDEFNIIQTKSMFPNADRAQRRLVKNSFIVELSDGHRKLRHLFLFNDVIACAKYKASGRDKFTFELKWFIPLPDIVVVDEEGAAEREASPANIVALKSQACTVRDLILAEERATQDDKKIRLGGRGAAEKQRKKLSELEGQLVLASPNLVFRVGARAPGSTSLQRQHIFFLSSEYERTQWIDSIHALQASSAPPAGTSTVSMLELQGWVTACRSYLQTDMGSYLLRSGRDDSLLLGDLQLHIGGMTAPLDTSADYYIVVEVDSYGHYFRKAKSKLVCRSAQPRWNESFTLDLEGSQNLRLLLYEDAARPVLRGKCTLKLSREWVGESVSRTVCVGGGSLPLRVRVLPPERSARHVPSAKPGALFGAKITHVAKREKRNIPFIISACVREVERRGIGEVGIYRVSGSASDLNRLKKSFETNAYEAEQLLKEVDVHSVTGVLKLYLRELPEALFTDALYPELLRAWGSTQGAGASSDSGPAHTRRHALLKCYAQLPDLNKNCIDFLLNHFVKVNQHESENKMSLHNLATVFGPTLLRPSAAGGKLRADQLAAGTVDAMAQAGILYTLLQQRHLAQHLSAHRPHANPPPLLD
- the LOC126773614 gene encoding active breakpoint cluster region-related protein isoform X2; the encoded protein is MSVFGDFQRVWVQRFPESTLPAAWEEDVRANLAKHKQKVAILREELEKEEFYVEYLETLLSDVEKHKASQGSRTAPPSGIDTNDDKTSDSKQDSNTDSLSKKSETSLKSDDSAEAPECEEVHLRSKPVNFAERSSVNQCINELSSNLAAEARRRCNSEVVKRTDNDISAVENAAKKLDESPPSSESSSTDAASATKKKVPPKPPPKVFNKRGASLPETGLAEDSPPSSLGRRLRNAESRESIASRASTPSISERVKSYESINSLSSERKRSGGAATPRSIDEEATSCTPDPPDASDDKSAPISLESIPAVVPSAEDEPYYDQVPVDINDGEYVYIQADGRDRFRALSDWGVVPAGSEDSSSASTLPLAASAPPAPDSPLCATAPNYVNIHYFIQQAGEGTEPSETSSELADSSDTPLLLRTISSDTEASATPPVLRKLQHQESNISSNAEAERLTMHRCIVTSIIESENVYVECLYVMEKYMNAIKATLSTSQPVITEEEFGTIFYKISELHDLHKSFLEGLKNAVASWEEPLSVGIHFKKMAENINVYGAFLHNYGRATDAVRRRCASSQRFADLTRQIACRGQPMSLDDLLHKPVARVQKNALVLHDLIKYTPASHPDHAMLTEALNMTQHFLDEFNIIQTKSMFPNADRAQRRLVKNSFIVELSDGHRKLRHLFLFNDVIACAKYKASGRDKFTFELKWFIPLPDIVVVDEEGAAEREASPANIVALKSQACTVRDLILAEERATQDDKKIRLGGRGAAEKQRKKLSELEGQLVLASPNLVFRVGARAPGSTSLQRQHIFFLSSEYERTQWIDSIHALQASSAPPAGTSTVSMLELQGWVTACRSYLQTDMGSYLLRSGRDDSLLLGDLQLHIGGMTAPLDTSADYYIVVEVDSYGHYFRKAKSKLVCRSAQPRWNESFTLDLEGSQNLRLLLYEDAARPVLRGKCTLKLSREWVGESVSRTVCVGGGSLPLRVRVLPPERSARHVPSAKPGALFGAKITHVAKREKRNIPFIISACVREVERRGIGEVGIYRVSGSASDLNRLKKSFETNAYEAEQLLKEVDVHSVTGVLKLYLRELPEALFTDALYPELLRAWGSTQGAGASSDSGPAHTRRHALLKCYAQLPDLNKNCIDFLLNHFVKVNQHESENKMSLHNLATVFGPTLLRPSAAGGKLRADQLAAGTVDAMAQAGILYTLLQQRHLAQHLSAHRPHANPPPLLD